The nucleotide window GGAGCCCACGTTGCTCAGCGTGTACGTACCGCCTTCCAGATCCTCGGGCTTGAGCTTGTTGGCCCGGGCCCGGTTAGCCAGATCATTCACCCGCTTGCTCAGCCCGTTCAGATTGAGCTGGTCGGCGTTGTGAATCACGGGCACAATCAGGTTGCCCGAAGGCAGGGCCACGGCCACGCCGATGTTGATGTCGCGCTTCTTGATGATGTAGTCCCCATCCACCGACACGTTGATGTTGGGGAAGTCCTGAATGGCGCGGGCTACGGCCTGAATAAAAATGGGCGTAAAGGTCAGGTTCTCGCCTTCACGCTTTTTGTAGGCATCCTTGTGCTTGTTGCGCCAGAGCACGAGCTCCGTCACATCAGCCTCCACAAACGAGGTAACGTGGGGCGAAATCCGCTTGGAGTCGACCATGCGCTGAGCAATCATTTTGCGCATGCGGTCCATTTCGATCAGCTCGTTGTTGCCGCTCACCGAGGGCGCCGGCTTGCTGGCTGGAGCTGCGGGCTGAGGCTGAGCCGCCGGAGCGGGGGTGGTGGCAGCGGGTGCAGCCTGTGGCTGGGCGGGAGCTTGTTGAACGGCTGCTGGAGCCGACGCTGCCGGGGAAGCGGCAGTGGTAGCCGGCGCAGCTTGCGTCAGAGGCTTTTTGCCGTTCTCTACGTAGGCCAGGATGTCCTGCTTGGTTACGCGGCCTTCCTTGCCGGTGCCGGGCAGGTATTCCAGGTCAGCCATCGAAATGCCTTCCTGCCGGGCGATGCTCAGCACCAGGGGCGAGTAAAAGCGGCCGGGCTGGGCCACCGCCAGGCGCTGGTCAGCCTGCGGATCGTTTTGCTCGGGCAGATAAGGAACGTTGGTATCGGCTCCGTTCAGTGAAGGAGCGGGAGCTTCCTGCGGGGCAGCGGGAGCAGCTGTGGGGGCGGCAGAACCGGCACTGGCCACGTCGGTTTCAATAACGGCAATCGGGGCGCCCACGGCCACGACCTGGCCTTCCTGCACCAGGATTTCCTGCAATACCCCAGCGTAGATGGCGGGAACTTCGGTATCTACTTTATCGGTGGCCACTTCCAGCACCGATTCGTCCTGCTCGATGGCGTCGCCGACTTGCTTGAGCCATTTCAGGACGGTGCCTTCCATAATGCTTTCGCCCATTTTGGGCATCACCATTTCCACTCGTGCCATGCGGTTGTTGGGTTGTTGGGGGTTGTTGGGTGGGAGATTGAGGCCTCAAAGGTAATAGAAACCATATAGCGGAGCGCGCCGCCAGGTTAACAGCCGTTAGTAGTCTTTTCTGGAAGGCGCCATTACCGCTGGGGCAGGCTCTGGCGCAGCAGGTTCAGCACGCTGGTAGTGGCATACTCGATGTTGAGCTGCCGCCCACGGTTAAAAGTAATTTTGCGGGCTACCGTCTGGTGCTCGTCGGCATAGGCCAGCCAGAAAGTGCCCACGGGCTTTTCCTCGCTGCCGCCGTCGGGGCCGGCAATGCCGCTGGTGGCAATGGCCACGTCGACACCCAGGCGCTGCCGGGCGCCTTCGGCCATCTGCCGCACCACTTCCTCACTTACGGCCCCATGTGCAGCCAGGCTTTCGGTGCTTACACCCAGCTCCTTGACTTTGATATCATTATGATACGAAATAATACTGCCCAGAAAGTAGCGGGAGCTGCCTGCCACGCTGGTAAGCTTGTGGGCCACGTAGCCCCCGGTGCAGCTCTCAGCCGTGCCCAAGGTCAGGCCACGCTCCGTGAGCAGCTGCCCGACGGCAGCTTCGAGGGGCACCTCGCCCTCGGCAAAAATGAAGTCGCCAAGCAGGGCACGCAGCTCGGGCATACGGGCTTCCATGCGGCCGCGCAAGTCGGGCTGCCCGTCGTCGGAACCCGTCAGGCGCAGGCGTACGCCACCTAGGTAAGGCAGGTAGGCCAGGCGCATGTTGGCGGGCAGGGCATCTTCCCACGCGGCTATTTTTTCGGCCAGAAATGACTCGCCCAGCCCTACGGTCTGCACCACGATGTGCTCGATGGGGGGAGTCTGGAAGTGGCGCTTGAGGCGGGGCAGCACGGTGTCGGTCATCATGCGCTTCATTTCAAACGGCACGCCGGGCATGCTTACAAACACCACGCCCTGGTCTTCGAACCACATGCCGGGCGCCGTGCCTACCACGTTGCGAACCGGCGTACAGGAGGCGGGCAGGTAGGCCTGCTGGCGGTTTACCTCCATCATGGGCCGGTTGAAGCGGGCAAATATAGACTCCACGTCGCGCAGGGAAGCCTCGTTCAGCACCAGCTCGGTGTGGAAGTACTCGGTCAGGATGTTCTTGGTCAAATCATCCTTGGTAGGACCCAGGCCGCCGGTGATGAGGACTACTTGAGCCCGGGTGCGGGCCGCATCCAGGGCCTGCACAATCTCGTCGGCCCGGTCGGAGACGCTGGTAATCTGCCGCACCCGAATGCCGAGCTTGCCCAGCTCCTGGCCCATGAAGGCCGAGTTGGTATCAATGACCTGGCCGTAGAGGAGCTCGTCGCCAATAGTGATGATTTCAGCGTCTGGAATGTGGGGCATGGAGACAGAGTTAGGAAGGAGAAGGAATTTGGTGCAATTTGGGGCCAACGCGGATAAGACGCTCACTAAGGGCCTCAGGTTTTTCGCTTTTTCTACTTCTATGTTGCGTTTTCGCATTCTCGTGGCCGCCCTGACCTTGTCGTTGGCCGGCCCGCTCGTAGCTCAGGCTCAAACCAAGACCACAGCTAAAACCACCACGACCAAAAAAACTACGGCCAAAACTACGGCGAAGACGCCCGCTAAGACTCCGGCTAAAACCACCACAACTAAGACGACCACGAAAGCGACGACGCCGGTGGTGGTAACGCCGCCTGCCCCGCTGACCCTGCCTGAGGCCACCACCGGCCTGCGCGAGGCCCTGACTCAGAGCATTACCCGGGCCACCGACATTGCCGGCTCTACCGACGGCTTCAATGCCAACACCGACATCCGCATTCCGTTTCCGCCCGAGGCCGAGCTGGTGTCTACCACGCTGCGCGGTCTGCGCATGGGGGCCTTGGTCGATAATTTTGAGCTGGCCCTGAACCGCGGTGCCGAAGCCGCTGCTGCCCAGGCTAAGCCTATCTTCCTCGGGGCTGTGCAAAACCTGAGCTTTGCCGACGCCATGGCCCTGGTTACGACCCGGGAGCCCGACGCGGCCACGCTCTACCTGCACAAAAACACCGAGCCGCAGCTGGTTGCCGCTCTGACACCCATCGTGCAACAGTCATTGGAGAAAACCGGCGCCACCAAGCTCTATAAGGAAATGGTGGCCCGCTACAACAAGATTCCGCTGGTGACGCCCATCAACGCCGACCTGACGGCCTACGCCACCCAGAAAACCTCCGACGGCCTGTTTACCCTCATGGCCGAGGAAGAAGGCCGGATTCGCCTCAACGCGGCCGCCCGCGGTTCCGACGTGCTGAAGCGCGCCTTCGGCAAATAAAAGCCGACCCCAAGCGTCGAGAGAAAAGCCCAGCCGGTCGATTAAACCGGGTGGGCTTTTTTCATTCCAAGCTTCTGCCCGCCAATCGAAGGAAATTGGTCTGGTTTGTGTTTTAGTGCTGCTGTCGGCCGGATTGGTCGGGCATTTCGCTCCCGCGCACCATGAAAAAGAAAGCTTCTCTTCTCCTCGTTTTGGCCGGTATGGCCCTAAATTTCTCTGCTTCGGCACAAGGCTTCGACTTGTCCAAGCTCGGCAAGATTCTGACCGACAAAGTGGGCACGGCTCCTAAAACCGGCAGCACGACCACCGGCTCGGGCAGCGTAAGCCAGAACGAAGCCGCCATGGGCCTGAAGGAAGCCCTAACCCAGGGTATCAGCAAGGGCGCCGACCAGGCTTCCCGTCAGGACGGCTTTTACCTGAACCGGCTTATCCGCATTCCTTTTCCCCCCGATGCCCAGCGTGTAGCTACGTCGTTGAGGGCCATTGGCCTGGGGGCTCAGGTTGATAAGTTTGAGTTGTCTTTGAACCGCGGCGCCGAAGATGCAGCCAAAAGTGCCAAGCCGATTTTCCTTTCGGCCATCAAGAGCCTCACGTTTAAGGACGTCTGGGGCATCCTAACTGGGGAGAAGGATGCGGCTACCAACTACCTCAAGCGCACCACCACCACCCAGCTGACGTCGGCCTTCAAGCCCATCATCCAACAGTCGCTGGACAAGGTAAACGCCACGCGCTACTACACCGACCTGACCACGCGCTACAACATGATTCCGCTGGTGAAGCCCGTGCAAACGGACCTCAACCAGTACGCCACCGACAAGGCTATTGGCGGGCTGTTTACCCTCATTGCGCAGGAAGAAGCAAACATCCGCGAAAACCCTGTGGCCCGCACCACCGAGCTACTGCGCCGCGTATTTGGCAGCAAGCAGGGTAGTACCCGGCCGCGCCTTCCTGGCGCTGACTTACTAAGCAGCAAAAAAGCCCGCCCGAATCAGTTCGGGCGGGCTTTTTTGGCTAGGGGTTGCAGCTAGAAGCCAACAACCGCTAATCGGTTAATAATCGTCGTCGTCTGAGAAGCGGGAGCCGCGGCTACTGCTACGGCTGCCAAACGAATCGTCGTCGTCATCGTCGGCGAAGTCATCGTCATCATCCAGGCTGGCAAATCCGCCACTATCTGGATCTTCGGCGGCTTCGGCCGTGGTGTATTCTTCCTCCGTCATGTTGGCCAGGTCCAGAGCTTCATCGTGGGAAGAGCCAGTGTCGCGCCACATCAGATAATCGGCGTACTTGGCACCTAGGCGGTCCTCATCGTTGCCGCGGGTTTTACTGCCGCCGGTTTTGGCGAAAGTATCCAGCTCATCGTCATCATCAAGGAAGTCGTCGTCGAGGTCGTCGTATTGTTTCATGGCCTTGTCAGGGGCAGTAAAGTGGGAAAAGATGAATAAACGAACGATGCAAGTCCGGCTGCGAAGATACGGGCGCAGCAAGCGCAGGTTGGACTTGCAAGGTAAAAATCAGCAGGAAAATTCCCGGCCGCGCAGCTTTTTGCCGGCCAATTGAATTACGCTTGAGCTTCCGTAAAACCCGGCCGTTGGGCTGGAAAGGGCGTTAATGTCTGTAACCTCGGGTTTTAGGGCTGGGAGCGGAGCGGGCTTGTCAGCGCGTACCGAAGCCATAAACATGTAAGCTGAAGGCGACCCCAAACGATGGGCTTTAGCGGGCCGCTTTAGCCCCAAAGTCCGTTACGTTGAGCTGTTGCTGGCAGAAGCTGTAT belongs to Hymenobacter cellulosilyticus and includes:
- a CDS encoding DUF4197 domain-containing protein, which translates into the protein MLRFRILVAALTLSLAGPLVAQAQTKTTAKTTTTKKTTAKTTAKTPAKTPAKTTTTKTTTKATTPVVVTPPAPLTLPEATTGLREALTQSITRATDIAGSTDGFNANTDIRIPFPPEAELVSTTLRGLRMGALVDNFELALNRGAEAAAAQAKPIFLGAVQNLSFADAMALVTTREPDAATLYLHKNTEPQLVAALTPIVQQSLEKTGATKLYKEMVARYNKIPLVTPINADLTAYATQKTSDGLFTLMAEEEGRIRLNAAARGSDVLKRAFGK
- a CDS encoding DUF4197 domain-containing protein; protein product: MALNFSASAQGFDLSKLGKILTDKVGTAPKTGSTTTGSGSVSQNEAAMGLKEALTQGISKGADQASRQDGFYLNRLIRIPFPPDAQRVATSLRAIGLGAQVDKFELSLNRGAEDAAKSAKPIFLSAIKSLTFKDVWGILTGEKDAATNYLKRTTTTQLTSAFKPIIQQSLDKVNATRYYTDLTTRYNMIPLVKPVQTDLNQYATDKAIGGLFTLIAQEEANIRENPVARTTELLRRVFGSKQGSTRPRLPGADLLSSKKARPNQFGRAFLARGCS
- a CDS encoding competence/damage-inducible protein A; its protein translation is MPHIPDAEIITIGDELLYGQVIDTNSAFMGQELGKLGIRVRQITSVSDRADEIVQALDAARTRAQVVLITGGLGPTKDDLTKNILTEYFHTELVLNEASLRDVESIFARFNRPMMEVNRQQAYLPASCTPVRNVVGTAPGMWFEDQGVVFVSMPGVPFEMKRMMTDTVLPRLKRHFQTPPIEHIVVQTVGLGESFLAEKIAAWEDALPANMRLAYLPYLGGVRLRLTGSDDGQPDLRGRMEARMPELRALLGDFIFAEGEVPLEAAVGQLLTERGLTLGTAESCTGGYVAHKLTSVAGSSRYFLGSIISYHNDIKVKELGVSTESLAAHGAVSEEVVRQMAEGARQRLGVDVAIATSGIAGPDGGSEEKPVGTFWLAYADEHQTVARKITFNRGRQLNIEYATTSVLNLLRQSLPQR
- a CDS encoding dihydrolipoamide acetyltransferase family protein; this encodes MARVEMVMPKMGESIMEGTVLKWLKQVGDAIEQDESVLEVATDKVDTEVPAIYAGVLQEILVQEGQVVAVGAPIAVIETDVASAGSAAPTAAPAAPQEAPAPSLNGADTNVPYLPEQNDPQADQRLAVAQPGRFYSPLVLSIARQEGISMADLEYLPGTGKEGRVTKQDILAYVENGKKPLTQAAPATTAASPAASAPAAVQQAPAQPQAAPAATTPAPAAQPQPAAPASKPAPSVSGNNELIEMDRMRKMIAQRMVDSKRISPHVTSFVEADVTELVLWRNKHKDAYKKREGENLTFTPIFIQAVARAIQDFPNINVSVDGDYIIKKRDINIGVAVALPSGNLIVPVIHNADQLNLNGLSKRVNDLANRARANKLKPEDLEGGTYTLSNVGSFGNVMGTPIIMQPQVAIMAVGAIKKKPAVIETPQGDLIGVRHFMFLSHSYDHRVVDGSLGGMFVRKVADYLEQFDPNTAI